The following proteins are encoded in a genomic region of Candidatus Rokuibacteriota bacterium:
- a CDS encoding recombinase family protein, whose protein sequence is MLANGRGQARENPLDRVPALQRAQVEDYCRAQGWSLAEILSDDGVRGGRRERLERLAERVRATGARCVVVGHLDRFARDLAGMLDALRAWSRRGVELHVVGRGRIEVDTSAGFLVTGVEGLMAEHYRRLISEKTRDVLDRLKGQGRRVSRHVPYGCRLASDGLHVEPEPQEQAALTEIRVLASGRSLRALGSALAERGVLARNGRPFAAQTLSRLVIA, encoded by the coding sequence GTGTTGGCCAACGGCCGCGGTCAGGCGCGGGAAAATCCCCTTGATCGCGTACCAGCCCTTCAGCGCGCCCAGGTCGAGGACTATTGCCGCGCTCAGGGCTGGAGCCTCGCGGAGATCTTGTCGGACGACGGCGTGCGCGGTGGCCGACGTGAGCGCCTCGAACGGCTCGCGGAGCGCGTCCGCGCCACCGGCGCCCGGTGCGTGGTCGTCGGCCACCTCGACCGCTTCGCTCGGGACTTGGCCGGGATGCTCGACGCGCTCCGGGCGTGGTCCCGGCGCGGCGTCGAACTCCACGTCGTCGGGCGAGGGCGGATCGAGGTGGACACATCAGCAGGCTTCCTGGTGACTGGCGTCGAGGGTCTCATGGCCGAGCACTACCGACGGCTGATCTCCGAGAAGACCCGCGACGTGCTAGACCGGCTCAAGGGCCAGGGGCGGCGCGTGAGCCGGCATGTGCCCTACGGCTGCCGCTTGGCGTCGGATGGGCTCCACGTCGAGCCGGAGCCCCAGGAGCAAGCAGCACTTACGGAGATCCGGGTGTTGGCGTCCGGCCGGAGCCTCCGGGCCCTGGGTTCGGCCCTCGCCGAGCGCGGTGT